The following are encoded in a window of Arctopsyche grandis isolate Sample6627 chromosome 4, ASM5162203v2, whole genome shotgun sequence genomic DNA:
- the LOC143910506 gene encoding uncharacterized protein LOC143910506 isoform X1, with protein MASHTDIMCEVEISDGMVEIDGDDQVGIKYEEIETSQYEEYIAEDQYEEVEEQVIGMQPLDESNYGSDEVILGTSAHEEVLDVTGDPLCTVYTPSLTNNCGIVRLPSAQRNKNNVRRLQRPTGMQQIVPLDDMHVGIGANPALVMGNNRGVSRRWEQKQVQIKTMEGEFSVTMWATGEDDDDGSNPEPDPDYTEYMSGKKIPAEGIPGLDLSDPKQLAEFAKPGYKLKVKKQTQESLDRTIGCPHKGCNKMFRDNSAMRKHLHTHGPRVHVCAECGKAFVESSKLKRHQLVHTGEKPFQCTFEGCGKRFSLDFNLRTHVRIHTGDRPYVCPFDGCNKKFAQSTNLKSHILTHAKAKIRSTLGRSSMNYETRSTPQYVQMKSPVDGQQFIVYAE; from the exons ATGGCAAGTCATACAGATATCATGTGTGAGGTAGAGATATCTGATGGAATGGTCGAAATAGATGGGGATGATCAGGTTGGAATAAAA tatgaagaaattgaaacttCACAATATGAAGAATATATTGCTGAAGATCAATACGAAGAAGTCGAAGAGCAAGTTATTGGTATGCAACCGTTGGATGAGAGCAATTATG GTTCAGATGAAGTAATTTTAGGTACATCCGCTCACGAGGAAGTGTTGGACGTCACCGGTGATCCTCTGTGCACTGTTTACACTCCTTCTCTTACCAACAATTGTGGAATTGTTCGTTTACCATCTGCACAAAG aaataaaaataatgtacgtaGACTTCAGAGACCAACCGGAATGCAGCAAATAGTACCTTtag atgATATGCATGTTGGAATAGGAGCGAATCCTGCATTAGTGATGGGTAATAATAGAGGGGTTTCTCGAAGATGGGAACAAAAACAAGTTCAAATAAAAACTATGGAAGGGGAATTTAGTGTGACTATGTGGGCGACTGGCGAAGATGACG ATGATGGGTCAAATCCAGAGCCAGATCCTGATTATACGGAGTATATGTCAGGAAAAAAAATACCTGCTGAAGGAATACCAG gtcTGGATTTATCAGATCCAAAACAGTTGGCTGAATTTGCAAAACCTGGTtataaattaaaagttaaaaaacaAACCCAAGAAAGTCTTGATAGAACGatag gttGTCCTCACAAAGGATGCAATAAAATGTTTAGAGATAATAGTGCCATGAGGAAACACTTACATACACACGGACCTCGTGTCCACGTGTGTGCCGAGTgtg gaaAAGCCTTTGTAGAATCATCGAAATTAAAACGACATCAATTAGTTCACACGGGAGAAAAACCTTTTCAATGTACGTTTGAAGGATGTGGAAAACGATTTTCATTAGATTTTAATCTTAG gacGCATGTTCGTATTCATACGGGAGATCGTCCATATGTCTGTCCTTTTGAtggatgtaataaaaaatttgcccaAAGCACTAATTTAAAGTCTCATATCCTCACTCACGCCAAGGCCAA aATAAGAAGTACCTTAGGGAGAAGTTCAATGAATTACGAAACTAGATCTACACCGCAATATGTGCAGATGAAATCACCTGTTGATGGGCAACAATTCATTGTTTATGCAGAATGA
- the LOC143910505 gene encoding uncharacterized protein LOC143910505 — translation MEIVQAGRVCRVCMAEPQPQQAVSLEEDTCALLRLVASVRVSPGDGLPQQLCAECALRLDAAVDFRRQCEHTDRLLHQLLLPLPLPLPLTLTHDDVKHELPAIAHYDAADVDVSVDLDVNVDHHDYDDDFFMFKVEPETQLHDGQLKADALVKQEAEAEVEAEAPSEPAKRFKPFACSLCRKSYSNAKSLRRHMAVHEGGSEEFKCECCGRGFGRRDHLDKHRLRAHGDRATRPVLELVSPGESSADDNDDDDDDDDNSTSKTVGRVTTSGGGAVATIKEEQRDGDTRLILRVMYKCTICDIQYDNQHSYAAHMTKHSGPLPKGQTHFSCTLCNKVFAKRKNLKQHLLTHNEEKANKCTLCHRAFTRPDQLILHMNNHTGKKRHQCVHCDKGFNMLSTLKDHLRTHSGEKPYLCSICGKGFSQNTNLKQHLMRHSAIKPFDCLTCQAKFVSKGELDAHLRKHTGEHPFVCDTCGTGFTTSSSLVKHRRIHSGERPYACDLCSLRFTALGTLKNHRRTHTGEKPFECSHCGRAFTQKSDMVSHVRTHTGEKPYICSACGAPFQQSSALKAHIKTHHPQLKKPPMLLTSLETITLTAAMTVEQTEHLVNMSKNEFVEN, via the coding sequence ATGGAGATCGTGCAGGCGGGGCGCGTGTGTCGCGTGTGCATGGCCGAGCCGCAGCCGCAGCAGGCCGTCTCGCTCGAGGAGGACACCTGCGCGCTGCTGCGGCTCGTGGCTTCCGTGCGCGTCTCGCCCGGCGACGGCCTGCCGCAGCAGCTGTGCGCGGAGTGCGCGCTCCGTCTCGACGCCGCAGTCGACTTCAGACGCCAGTGCGAGCACACCGATCGCCTCCTGCACCAGCTCCTGCTCCCCCtgcccctccccctccccctgaCCCTCACCCACGATGACGTCAAGCACGAGCTGCCGGCGATCGCGCACTACGACGCGGCCGACGTGGACGTCAGCGTGGACCTGGACGTCAACGTCGACCACCACGACTACGACGACGACTTCTTCATGTTCAAGGTGGAGCCGGAGACGCAGCTGCACGACGGACAGCTCAAGGCGGACGCGCTGGTCAAGCAGGAGGCGGAGGCAGAAGTGGAGGCGGAGGCGCCCTCGGAGCCCGCCAAGAGGTTCAAGCCGTTCGCCTGCTCGCTCTGCCGCAAGTCGTACTCCAACGCCAAGTCGCTGCGGCGGCACATGGCGGTGCACGAAGGTGGAAGCGAGGAGTTCAAGTGCGAGTGCTGCGGGCGCGGGTTCGGTCGCCGCGACCACCTCGACAAGCACCGGCTGCGCGCGCACGGCGACCGGGCGACGCGGCCCGTGCTCGAGCTGGTGTCTCCGGGCGAGTCGAGCGCAGACGACaacgacgatgacgacgacgatgacgaCAACTCGACGAGCAAGACGGTGGGGAGGGTGACGACGAGCGGCGGGGGCGCCGTGGCCACCATCAAGGAGGAGCAGCGCGACGGCGACACTCGACTCATCCTGCGGGTCATGTACAAGTGCACCATCTGCGACATCCAGTACGACAACCAGCACTCGTACGCCGCGCACATGACCAAGCACTCGGGTCCCCTGCCCAAGGGGCAGACGCACTTCTCCTGCACGCTCTGCAACAAAGTGTTCGCCAAGAGGAAGAATCTGAAACAGCACCTGCTGACGCACAACGAGGAGAAGGCGAACAAGTGCACCCTGTGCCATCGGGCGTTCACCCGACCCGACCAGTTGATCCTGCACATGAACAATCACACGGGCAAAAAGAGACACCAGTGCGTGCACTGCGACAAGGGTTTCAACATGCTCTCCACATTGAAAGACCACCTGAGAACGCACAGTGGCGAAAAACCGTACCTGTGTTCCATATGCGGAAAGGGATTCTCTCAAAACACCAACTTGAAACAGCACTTGATGAGACACTCGGCCATAAAGCCTTTCGACTGTCTCACCTGCCAGGCGAAATTCGTGTCCAAGGGTGAACTCGACGCACACTTGAGAAAGCACACGGGAGAACATCCCTTCGTCTGCGACACCTGCGGGACGGGATTCACCACGTCCAGCTCTTTAGTTAAACATAGAAGAATTCATTCCGGAGAGAGGCCGTACGCTTGCGATCTGTGTTCCCTTCGTTTCACGGCTCTCGGGACACTGAAAAATCACCGCCGCACGCACACGGGAGAAAAGCCGTTCGAGTGCTCGCACTGTGGAAGAGCCTTCACACAAAAGAGCGACATGGTATCGCATGTGAGGACGCACACGGGCGAAAAACCATACATTTGTTCAGCCTGCGGCGCGCCTTTCCAACAGTCTTCGGCACTGAAAGCTCACATTAAGACGCATCACCCTCAACTGAAAAAACCACCTATGCTCCTGACATCGTTGGAAACTATAACTTTGACTGCAGCGATGACCGTCGAACAGACGGAGCATTTGGTTAATATGTCTAAAAACGAATTTGTggaaaattaa
- the LOC143910593 gene encoding transmembrane protein 138, which translates to MKLSVSKYSAILFIQYGLLIADLVLNCIALFPRSHSAILIMFLLQDFLLILAMTAMLVNFFSTYLFQAGLIQCLFEKFKFLIVLILVYWCSCVGCHTYWLLIKWNNPMQPVTPPLALAFVLQRIIAPCYYHLYKKAALRVSDPRFYEDIDWMNNQLTQRN; encoded by the exons ATGAAACTCTCCGTGTCAAAATACTctgctattttatttatccaATATGGATTATTAATTGCTGATTTGGTACTGAACTGTATCGCCCTGTTTCCTAGGAGTCATTCCGCAATATTGATTATGTTTTT ATTACAGGACTTCCTACTCATATTAGCTATGACAGCAATGCTCGTCAACTTTTTCTCGACATACTTATTTCAG GCTGGACTTATCCAGTGTCTATTTGAAAAGTTCAAATTTTTGATCGTCTTGATACTCGTCTACTGGTGCAGCTGCGTAGGCTGCCATACATATTGGCTCCTCATCAAATGGAACAATCCCATGCAACCGGTGACACCTCCATTGGCCCTGGCTTTTGTCTTACAACGCATAA TCGCTCCATGCTACTATCATCTGTACAAAAAAGCTGCATTGAGAGTCAGCGACCCACGCTTTTACGAAGATATCGATTGGATGAATAACCAACTGACCCAAAGAAATTGA
- the LOC143910506 gene encoding uncharacterized protein LOC143910506 isoform X3, producing MASHTDIMCEVEISDGMVEIDGDDQVGIKYEEIETSQYEEYIAEDQYEEVEEQVIGMQPLDESNYGSDEVILGTSAHEEVLDVTGDPLCTVYTPSLTNNCGIVRLPSAQRNKNNVRRLQRPTGMQQIVPLDDMHVGIGANPALVMGNNRGVSRRWEQKQVQIKTMEGEFSVTMWATGEDDDDGSNPEPDPDYTEYMSGKKIPAEGIPGLDLSDPKQLAEFAKPGYKLKVKKQTQESLDRTIGCPHKGCNKMFRDNSAMRKHLHTHGPRVHVCAECGKAFVESSKLKRHQLVHTGEKPFQCTFEGCGKRFSLDFNLRTHVRIHTGDRPYVCPFDGCNKKFAQSTNLKSHILTHAKAKSVQSYH from the exons ATGGCAAGTCATACAGATATCATGTGTGAGGTAGAGATATCTGATGGAATGGTCGAAATAGATGGGGATGATCAGGTTGGAATAAAA tatgaagaaattgaaacttCACAATATGAAGAATATATTGCTGAAGATCAATACGAAGAAGTCGAAGAGCAAGTTATTGGTATGCAACCGTTGGATGAGAGCAATTATG GTTCAGATGAAGTAATTTTAGGTACATCCGCTCACGAGGAAGTGTTGGACGTCACCGGTGATCCTCTGTGCACTGTTTACACTCCTTCTCTTACCAACAATTGTGGAATTGTTCGTTTACCATCTGCACAAAG aaataaaaataatgtacgtaGACTTCAGAGACCAACCGGAATGCAGCAAATAGTACCTTtag atgATATGCATGTTGGAATAGGAGCGAATCCTGCATTAGTGATGGGTAATAATAGAGGGGTTTCTCGAAGATGGGAACAAAAACAAGTTCAAATAAAAACTATGGAAGGGGAATTTAGTGTGACTATGTGGGCGACTGGCGAAGATGACG ATGATGGGTCAAATCCAGAGCCAGATCCTGATTATACGGAGTATATGTCAGGAAAAAAAATACCTGCTGAAGGAATACCAG gtcTGGATTTATCAGATCCAAAACAGTTGGCTGAATTTGCAAAACCTGGTtataaattaaaagttaaaaaacaAACCCAAGAAAGTCTTGATAGAACGatag gttGTCCTCACAAAGGATGCAATAAAATGTTTAGAGATAATAGTGCCATGAGGAAACACTTACATACACACGGACCTCGTGTCCACGTGTGTGCCGAGTgtg gaaAAGCCTTTGTAGAATCATCGAAATTAAAACGACATCAATTAGTTCACACGGGAGAAAAACCTTTTCAATGTACGTTTGAAGGATGTGGAAAACGATTTTCATTAGATTTTAATCTTAG gacGCATGTTCGTATTCATACGGGAGATCGTCCATATGTCTGTCCTTTTGAtggatgtaataaaaaatttgcccaAAGCACTAATTTAAAGTCTCATATCCTCACTCACGCCAAGGCCAAGTCAGTACAATCTTATCACTAA
- the LOC143910506 gene encoding uncharacterized protein LOC143910506 isoform X2, translating to MASHTDIMCEVEISDGMVEIDGDDQYEEIETSQYEEYIAEDQYEEVEEQVIGMQPLDESNYGSDEVILGTSAHEEVLDVTGDPLCTVYTPSLTNNCGIVRLPSAQRNKNNVRRLQRPTGMQQIVPLDDMHVGIGANPALVMGNNRGVSRRWEQKQVQIKTMEGEFSVTMWATGEDDDDGSNPEPDPDYTEYMSGKKIPAEGIPGLDLSDPKQLAEFAKPGYKLKVKKQTQESLDRTIGCPHKGCNKMFRDNSAMRKHLHTHGPRVHVCAECGKAFVESSKLKRHQLVHTGEKPFQCTFEGCGKRFSLDFNLRTHVRIHTGDRPYVCPFDGCNKKFAQSTNLKSHILTHAKAKIRSTLGRSSMNYETRSTPQYVQMKSPVDGQQFIVYAE from the exons ATGGCAAGTCATACAGATATCATGTGTGAGGTAGAGATATCTGATGGAATGGTCGAAATAGATGGGGATGATCAG tatgaagaaattgaaacttCACAATATGAAGAATATATTGCTGAAGATCAATACGAAGAAGTCGAAGAGCAAGTTATTGGTATGCAACCGTTGGATGAGAGCAATTATG GTTCAGATGAAGTAATTTTAGGTACATCCGCTCACGAGGAAGTGTTGGACGTCACCGGTGATCCTCTGTGCACTGTTTACACTCCTTCTCTTACCAACAATTGTGGAATTGTTCGTTTACCATCTGCACAAAG aaataaaaataatgtacgtaGACTTCAGAGACCAACCGGAATGCAGCAAATAGTACCTTtag atgATATGCATGTTGGAATAGGAGCGAATCCTGCATTAGTGATGGGTAATAATAGAGGGGTTTCTCGAAGATGGGAACAAAAACAAGTTCAAATAAAAACTATGGAAGGGGAATTTAGTGTGACTATGTGGGCGACTGGCGAAGATGACG ATGATGGGTCAAATCCAGAGCCAGATCCTGATTATACGGAGTATATGTCAGGAAAAAAAATACCTGCTGAAGGAATACCAG gtcTGGATTTATCAGATCCAAAACAGTTGGCTGAATTTGCAAAACCTGGTtataaattaaaagttaaaaaacaAACCCAAGAAAGTCTTGATAGAACGatag gttGTCCTCACAAAGGATGCAATAAAATGTTTAGAGATAATAGTGCCATGAGGAAACACTTACATACACACGGACCTCGTGTCCACGTGTGTGCCGAGTgtg gaaAAGCCTTTGTAGAATCATCGAAATTAAAACGACATCAATTAGTTCACACGGGAGAAAAACCTTTTCAATGTACGTTTGAAGGATGTGGAAAACGATTTTCATTAGATTTTAATCTTAG gacGCATGTTCGTATTCATACGGGAGATCGTCCATATGTCTGTCCTTTTGAtggatgtaataaaaaatttgcccaAAGCACTAATTTAAAGTCTCATATCCTCACTCACGCCAAGGCCAA aATAAGAAGTACCTTAGGGAGAAGTTCAATGAATTACGAAACTAGATCTACACCGCAATATGTGCAGATGAAATCACCTGTTGATGGGCAACAATTCATTGTTTATGCAGAATGA
- the LOC143910506 gene encoding uncharacterized protein LOC143910506 isoform X4, whose product MASHTDIMCEVEISDGMVEIDGDDQYEEIETSQYEEYIAEDQYEEVEEQVIGMQPLDESNYGSDEVILGTSAHEEVLDVTGDPLCTVYTPSLTNNCGIVRLPSAQRNKNNVRRLQRPTGMQQIVPLDDMHVGIGANPALVMGNNRGVSRRWEQKQVQIKTMEGEFSVTMWATGEDDDDGSNPEPDPDYTEYMSGKKIPAEGIPGLDLSDPKQLAEFAKPGYKLKVKKQTQESLDRTIGCPHKGCNKMFRDNSAMRKHLHTHGPRVHVCAECGKAFVESSKLKRHQLVHTGEKPFQCTFEGCGKRFSLDFNLRTHVRIHTGDRPYVCPFDGCNKKFAQSTNLKSHILTHAKAKSVQSYH is encoded by the exons ATGGCAAGTCATACAGATATCATGTGTGAGGTAGAGATATCTGATGGAATGGTCGAAATAGATGGGGATGATCAG tatgaagaaattgaaacttCACAATATGAAGAATATATTGCTGAAGATCAATACGAAGAAGTCGAAGAGCAAGTTATTGGTATGCAACCGTTGGATGAGAGCAATTATG GTTCAGATGAAGTAATTTTAGGTACATCCGCTCACGAGGAAGTGTTGGACGTCACCGGTGATCCTCTGTGCACTGTTTACACTCCTTCTCTTACCAACAATTGTGGAATTGTTCGTTTACCATCTGCACAAAG aaataaaaataatgtacgtaGACTTCAGAGACCAACCGGAATGCAGCAAATAGTACCTTtag atgATATGCATGTTGGAATAGGAGCGAATCCTGCATTAGTGATGGGTAATAATAGAGGGGTTTCTCGAAGATGGGAACAAAAACAAGTTCAAATAAAAACTATGGAAGGGGAATTTAGTGTGACTATGTGGGCGACTGGCGAAGATGACG ATGATGGGTCAAATCCAGAGCCAGATCCTGATTATACGGAGTATATGTCAGGAAAAAAAATACCTGCTGAAGGAATACCAG gtcTGGATTTATCAGATCCAAAACAGTTGGCTGAATTTGCAAAACCTGGTtataaattaaaagttaaaaaacaAACCCAAGAAAGTCTTGATAGAACGatag gttGTCCTCACAAAGGATGCAATAAAATGTTTAGAGATAATAGTGCCATGAGGAAACACTTACATACACACGGACCTCGTGTCCACGTGTGTGCCGAGTgtg gaaAAGCCTTTGTAGAATCATCGAAATTAAAACGACATCAATTAGTTCACACGGGAGAAAAACCTTTTCAATGTACGTTTGAAGGATGTGGAAAACGATTTTCATTAGATTTTAATCTTAG gacGCATGTTCGTATTCATACGGGAGATCGTCCATATGTCTGTCCTTTTGAtggatgtaataaaaaatttgcccaAAGCACTAATTTAAAGTCTCATATCCTCACTCACGCCAAGGCCAAGTCAGTACAATCTTATCACTAA